A stretch of DNA from Bacillus sp. 2205SS5-2:
TATTTGATGAACGTTGAAAAGGTTTAACCTTCGCGCAAATTTTTTCTGCATTTTGTAGCCAGTTTTCATCTGAAGTTAATCCTCTTTGTGCTTTCAACGTGATATGTGGTTCTACTGCTAAATGATTAAACCAATTTTTTCTGGAAGCACATAATTCGTTCCATCCATTCTTCTGGAGACCGATTCCAATAATATACTCTATTTACACTCTTTTCTCCCCTCTTTCATTTTTATTCTGTTTTATATGTTTTTAGACATTTCAAATTCCCAACGGTTCTATTTGAATATGAGGATTCATTTGGACCAGAGTCATTCAAAGTCCAGAGAAAACGATTGAAAAAGCATTAACTTTCCTATTGATTTTGCTGCTCAACATCCTTCAATACTCCCTCATAATATTCAACCAGCTCTGAATAATTTTCTAACTCTTTTTTTCCTTGATCACTAATTTGATAGACACCTCTACTAATCCGTTCAAACCATTTATAATAGTTTTTTTGTAAGATTGATGAAGTTTTTTCGCCCGTTTTCATTTTTTTTAGTACTCTTGGTGACAAGGGTCCACGATTTTTAAGATAACAAGCAATTTGTATACAGTTTTCTTTATAGGCAGTCATTATTTTAATCTTGTTGCTCCCACCAATATTGTAATCTACACTTCGACCTTCAATTTCTTTGATGAGGCTTAATCTTTTCCGGTTGCTTTGTTTCATGCTTTTTTTTCGATTAAATGGTTCTGGGTGATAGACAAATTCTACTTTGGGATTTTTGCCGGTCAAGGCTACTGTAATCAAACCTAGCTCTAATCTTTTGAGTAAGTGACAAATATCATTCCACCGTTTTGAGCGAGTTCGCTTCGGTTTCGGAATCGCAATATAAACAAGATCTGTTAACCGTTGTCTTTTCGTTGCTTGTAGCAATAAATCAATGGTTAGGGAAAGCTTTAGCTCCACAATCACTAATTCATCATCCTTCACTGCTGTCACATCACAATCACACACTTCCCCGTTGACCACATAGTCTTGCTTTTGAAAATGTTGTTGGATGGGTTGATAAAGATCCACTTCACGATATTTTTTCTGACTCATATGTATATACCTTTCTAGTAAAAAATGATTTGAGTATTAGTATAAACTAAATGGTTGTTCCCTAACAGAACATATACTTGGTGTTTTAAGGCTTATTTCGTAAACATTCTGGCTCTTAGTCTAATTTTAGCTGGAATCTTTCAATTTGCTGTCAATACATCATAATAACAGACGAAAAGATGGCCGATACTGATCTTTTAGCAGTATTAATGCTGCAAGGAAAACAGAATTCTATTCATATTCCTTCATGTAGTCTTTTTAGATTGTAGCATCAAAGCCCCTTTTTCACTCCAACAAGAAACATTTCAATTAACAATTGAAAACTGTCATCTAATTCTAGC
This window harbors:
- a CDS encoding DUF2161 domain-containing phosphodiesterase, which produces MSQKKYREVDLYQPIQQHFQKQDYVVNGEVCDCDVTAVKDDELVIVELKLSLTIDLLLQATKRQRLTDLVYIAIPKPKRTRSKRWNDICHLLKRLELGLITVALTGKNPKVEFVYHPEPFNRKKSMKQSNRKRLSLIKEIEGRSVDYNIGGSNKIKIMTAYKENCIQIACYLKNRGPLSPRVLKKMKTGEKTSSILQKNYYKWFERISRGVYQISDQGKKELENYSELVEYYEGVLKDVEQQNQ